A section of the Microbacterium forte genome encodes:
- a CDS encoding iron-containing redox enzyme family protein, which produces MSAPALTPSALHGIAARGPLSDGIMRRLSGEDADDLGARAETALATSDDVVRDDDIQLALFVLYASSYGSLSELDPALEWDPALIATRGLLEHAFERALRATVPTPELPEPTVDAVGRALFALAEADTGPSLSRYVAKKATDEQMHEFFMQRSIYTLREADPHSWAIPRLTGRPKAALVEIQSDEYGGGRPDRVHATIFARAMRGAGLDDTYGAYVDDVPAITLASLNMMSMFGLNRRLVGAIVGHLAAFEMTSSIPNRFYADGLRRLGFTEDVTDYFDEHVEADAVHEQIAARDLAGGLAEDRPDLLPDIMFGAAACLTVDGWAAGHMLDSWTRGESSLRERDAR; this is translated from the coding sequence ATGTCTGCACCGGCCCTCACTCCGTCCGCCCTTCACGGCATCGCCGCCCGCGGCCCGCTCAGCGACGGCATCATGCGCCGCCTGAGCGGAGAAGACGCCGACGACCTCGGCGCCCGCGCCGAGACCGCGCTCGCCACCAGCGACGATGTCGTGCGCGACGACGACATCCAACTCGCGCTCTTCGTGCTGTACGCCTCGTCCTACGGATCTCTGTCCGAGCTCGATCCCGCCCTCGAGTGGGACCCGGCGCTGATCGCCACGCGAGGACTCCTCGAGCACGCCTTCGAGCGGGCGCTGCGGGCGACCGTGCCGACCCCGGAACTGCCCGAGCCGACCGTGGACGCCGTCGGACGAGCCCTGTTCGCTCTCGCCGAGGCCGACACCGGACCGAGCCTCTCTCGTTACGTCGCGAAGAAGGCCACGGACGAGCAGATGCACGAGTTCTTCATGCAGCGCTCGATCTACACGCTGCGCGAGGCGGACCCGCACTCGTGGGCGATCCCCCGCCTGACCGGTCGGCCCAAGGCGGCGCTCGTCGAGATCCAGTCGGACGAGTACGGCGGAGGGCGCCCCGACCGTGTGCACGCGACGATCTTCGCTCGCGCGATGCGCGGCGCCGGCCTCGACGACACCTACGGCGCCTACGTCGACGACGTGCCGGCGATCACGCTCGCGTCGCTCAACATGATGTCGATGTTCGGCCTCAACCGTCGGCTCGTCGGAGCGATCGTCGGCCATCTGGCCGCGTTCGAGATGACCTCGTCGATCCCCAACCGGTTCTACGCCGACGGGCTGCGACGGCTCGGCTTCACCGAGGACGTGACCGACTACTTCGACGAGCACGTCGAGGCGGATGCCGTGCACGAGCAGATCGCCGCGCGTGACCTCGCCGGTGGACTGGCCGAGGACCGCCCCGACCTGCTGCCCGACATCATGTTCGGCGCCGCAGCCTGCCTCACCGTCGACGGATGGGCGGCGGGACACATGCTCGACTCCTGGACGCGCGGCGAATCCTCGCTGCGAGAGCGGGACGCGCGATGA